TGTTAATTCGCAAATAGTTAATTGATTAATTATAAGGGAGGCTAATCGTATAGAGAAGTGGGATCCGTTTGAGCAGCCGATTCTTCCTATCGATGTTTTTCTAACAATCTACAAAACCAGTCACCATCTGGTGCAGAAGCTGGAGGAACATCTGGGGAAGTATGATTTAACGCTTGGCCGCTGGTGTTTGCTGGTCGCTTTGAAAAGAGGCGGAAGGCCAATGCTTCCGTCTGAATTAAGCGATGATCTCGCCGTAACCAGGGCGAATATCAGCAATTTATTGAATTCATTGGAGAAGGCGGGAAGGATCCAAAGAGATTTTGATCCCTCTAACCGAAGACGAATACTTGTCCGATTAACTTCAGACGGCGAGGACCTTATCGCGAAGGTGTGGCCCGTATATGAGGAAACCATCACCGAGCATATTGGAAAGCTTTCGCCGGAAAATCAGACAAAGCTCAAAGAATTGCTGAACATTTTATTCTAAAACACGATTACCGTCCTAGATAAGGACGGCTTCCGTCAAATAGTTAATTAATTAATTATTATCAAATTAACAAAAAAAACAAGATAAACCAAAGGAGACTGAACCTATGTTAGAAAATAAAGTTGTTATTATTACCGGCGGGGGAGCCGGTATCGGATTGGCTGCGGCTCAAATGTTCGCCGCTAAGGGAGCTAAGGTGCTCATCACCGGACGTCGAATGGAAGTATTGGAACAAATCACGGCTATCCATCCGAATATCCAAGGATTTGTCGCTGATTCAAGCGATCCCGATTCGGGTGCAAATACGGTCGCGGCAGCAATCCATTTGTGGGGACGAGTAGACATTGTTGTCAATAACGCGGGCGCTGGCGGTATTACGCCGCTTGAGCATGTGAGCGCGCAGGCGATTACGGATATTTTCGCGGTAAATGTCATGGGACCAACGCTTCTTGCCGCAGCCGCTATTCCTCATCTTGAGAAGACAAAAGGGTTAATCATCAATATGTCGAGCACGTATGGCAGTAAGGCAGGAGCCAATCTGTCGTTGTATGGTTCCAGCAAAGCCGCAATGGAATATATGACTCGCAGCTGGGCGCTTGAGCTTGCTCCGAAGGGCATTCGCGTTAACGCCATTGCTTCCGGTCCGGTCGAGACTTCTTTCCTCCGGGAACGGATGGGACTCACTCCTGAGCAAGCTGAAGCGGTTAAGGAGCATGAACGTCAAAGCATACCGCTTGGCCGCCGAGGAGAGCCTAACGACGTTGCAGCATGGATCGTGACTCTTGCCGAACCGGGTATGGACTGGGTAACGGGTCAGGTTATCGCCGTAGACGGCGGTCTGAACATCACTTAAAAACTTTTTCGATGCGGCTGTCACAAAACAATATCGTCGATTGTCTTAATAACGTCACAACAAATTTGAGGAGGAATACAAAATGACACAACGTGTAAATTATATGCAGCAATCGCCGGAGTTCACTAAAAAAATGATGGAGTTCAGCTATGCGGAGAAATCCAGTTCCATTGAAGCGAAGATTATTCACCTCGTGCACATCAGAGCTTCCCAAATGAACGGCTGCGGATTCTGTCTGGATATGCATGTTAAGGAAGCAAAGATTCACGGCGAGAGAGAATTGCGTCTTTATCATCTAGCAATCTGGAGAGAATCCACGTTGTTCGATGCTCGCGAAAGAGCTGCGCTTGCTTGGACCGAAGTGTTGACTAAACTGCCGGAGCATGGCGTATCCGACGAAATATATAATCGTGTCCGCGAACAATTCACGGAGAAAGAAATTTCCGACCTGACATACTCGATCATGGCGATCAATGCTTGGAACCGTGCAAATGTAGCCTTTAGAACAGAGCCTGGCTCCGCTGATGCTGCATTTGGTTTAACCAAAGCCGGCCTGAACTAATTGAAGCTACTATAAAAAAGAGATAGGGAGAGGAAACCGTATGAAAATCGTCGTTATTGGCGGAAGCGGACTTATTGGGAGAAAGCTTGTCGGCAATCTAAACCAACTGGGTCATGAGGTTGTAGCCGCATCACCGTCGCTTGGCATCAACAGCGTTACGGGCGAAGGTTTGGCTGATGCGTTAAGCGGGGCGGAGGTTGTCGTTGACGTAACAAATTCTCCGTCCTTCGAAGACAAGGCTGTTCTGGAGTTTTTCGAGACCTCAACCCGCAATCTTCTTGCCGCTGAAGAAGCGGCTGGCGTTAAGCATCATGTTGCCTTGTCGGTTGTTGGTACAGACGGTCTGCTCCAAAGCGGTTATTTCAGAGCAAAGTTCGCGCAAGAAAACCTGATTAAGGCTTCCAATATCCCGTATACCATCGTAAGAGCAACTCAATTCTTCGAGTTTGTTGGCGGCATTGCTTATACGTCTACAGAAGGGGATAAGGTGCGTTTGTCATCGGCTGATGTACAGCCGGTTGCGGCGGAAGATGTATCCGAAGCGCTTGTCGACTTTACGCTCGGTAAACCGTCGAACGGAATCCGTGAGGTTGCCGGCCCAGAGAAATTTGGTCTCGACGAATTTGTACGTCAATATTTGAAAGCAACCCAGGATACCCGCCAGGTTGTAACCGATGAAAAAGCTCCTTACTTCGGCACAGAACTGGAGAAGTCTTCGCTTGTTCCTGGTGATAGCTCCGCAAGGCTTACAGCTGCGCGTTATGCGGATTGGCTGAAAAGTATTGCCGTTCAGGTATAATAACAGAACCGAAATAATAAAAGGAGACCCGGCAGCGGGTCTCCTTTCTTTTACTTGCTCCAATACTTCTCGATAATGGCTTCACGGCCTGAATATATGCGGGATTCTTTATAGTGCTTAGGGTTCTTCTTGTGGTAACCTTGATGATACTCTTCTGCCGGATAAAAGACAGAAGCTTCCTCAATCGCCGTTACAACAGGCTTATCAAAACGCCCGCTCTTATCAAGCTCATCGCGGGACTGGAGCGCTAATGCTTTCTGCTCTTCAGTATGATACAGGATCGCGGCGCGGTATTGACTCTTGCGGTCATTACCTTGACCGGTTGCATCCGTAGGATCAATCTGTGGCCAATAGAGCTCCAGAAGCTTCTCGTAAGGGAAAATCTCAGGGTCAAACGTAATTTGCACGACTTCCAGATGTCCCGATTCTCCTGTCAGAACCTGCTCGTAAGTGGGGTTCTCGATATGGCCGCCCATGTAACCGGATAAAATGCCGTGAATTCCGGGCTGTTCCTCAAAGGGGCTTACCATACACCAGAAGCATCCTCCGGCAAACGTTGCTTTTTGCAGCATAATCATTCCTCGTTTCTAGTTAGCTGTAGCTTCAAATGATGCTATTTAACTAATTATGATAAGGGATGACTTGGCAAAACTCAATATCATTTAGTTATATTTAATTATAAATAGATATAATCAGTAAAGCTCATTCCAATTAAGAATCTTGTATTTTATTGATATCTACGGTGTAACCGTTTATATTGGTAATGTTCTATTTAAATTGATCTAGTTATAATTAGATATAAAAGAAAGTGGAGGAGAAAGTTGATTAGCGCTCATGATTTTTGGCTTCCTATCCGGCTATCCTTATTGGTTGCATTGTTCTCAAGCCTCTTTGTGCTAGTTCTTGGAGTAGCTGCAGCATGGTGGATGTCCCGTACAAAACTAAAAGGCAAGATACTTATCGAAACCGTATTTATGCTGCCGCTGGTCCTTCCGCCAACAGTAGTTGGTTTTTTATTGCTCGTGTTATTGGGAAGGAGAAGCTGGCTCGGTCAGGCTATTGAATGGCTGTTCTCAGCTCCGGTTATATTTACTTGGTGGGCAGCGGTTATTGCTGCAGTCGTCGTTTCTTTTCCGCTGGTATATCAAACCATGAAAGTTGGCTTTCAATCCGTTGATAAAAAATTAGAAGAGGCTGGGCGGTCAATCGGAGCGAATGAACGGCAGGTTTTCTGGCATATAACATTGCCGCTAGCATTCAGATCGCTTATTTCGGCCTATATTCTTGGCTTTGCGCGCGGGTTGGGCGAGTTTGGCGCAACCCTGATGATAGCCGGGAACATTCCGGGCAAGACTCAAACGATACCTACCGCCATCTATGTAGCCGTTGATTCCGGCAATACAACGCTGGCTTGGGCATGGACAGGCTCCATCATTGTGATCTCGTTTATCTTGCTCCTAATAAGCAGACGATAACATACAGCAGCTTCCGAACTACTTCGGAAGCTGCTTTTTTGTAATGAAATATTCACTATTCCTTCAATGAACAGCCACATGGCTGGCAATATTAAGTCATTTGAAAGTGTATAATCGACCTAAGGAAAGGAGTACATTTTATGAAAACCAGCATATTCAAATCCCCAACCATGTGGCTTGTTTTAGCGATAATAATGATATGTGCTTTATTTTTTGTCTTCTTCTCCTCTTCAAACTCGAAGACTAAGGCTGAAGTACCCGCCGTTACCATGCAGGATGGCTATCAGATCGTTACGATCCAAGCTAAAAAGGACGGTTTTTACCCTTCTAAAGTTGAAGTTAAGGCCGGAGTTCCCGTTAAGCTGAACTTTGTCAAAAATACGTCTTTTACTTGCATAACAAGCGTAGATTCAGATGATCTTGGATTTGATCTTTATTTGAAAAAAGGGGAGAACTACACGACGTTGGCCAATTTAACCCCCGGATCGTATCAATTTGACTGCGGAATGTACATGTACCACGGAACGATTACCGTAGTTGCTTAATATCGATCTTTTAAATA
This region of Paenibacillus sp. JDR-2 genomic DNA includes:
- a CDS encoding MarR family winged helix-turn-helix transcriptional regulator; protein product: MQKLEEHLGKYDLTLGRWCLLVALKRGGRPMLPSELSDDLAVTRANISNLLNSLEKAGRIQRDFDPSNRRRILVRLTSDGEDLIAKVWPVYEETITEHIGKLSPENQTKLKELLNILF
- a CDS encoding SDR family NAD(P)-dependent oxidoreductase translates to MLENKVVIITGGGAGIGLAAAQMFAAKGAKVLITGRRMEVLEQITAIHPNIQGFVADSSDPDSGANTVAAAIHLWGRVDIVVNNAGAGGITPLEHVSAQAITDIFAVNVMGPTLLAAAAIPHLEKTKGLIINMSSTYGSKAGANLSLYGSSKAAMEYMTRSWALELAPKGIRVNAIASGPVETSFLRERMGLTPEQAEAVKEHERQSIPLGRRGEPNDVAAWIVTLAEPGMDWVTGQVIAVDGGLNIT
- a CDS encoding carboxymuconolactone decarboxylase family protein, coding for MTQRVNYMQQSPEFTKKMMEFSYAEKSSSIEAKIIHLVHIRASQMNGCGFCLDMHVKEAKIHGERELRLYHLAIWRESTLFDARERAALAWTEVLTKLPEHGVSDEIYNRVREQFTEKEISDLTYSIMAINAWNRANVAFRTEPGSADAAFGLTKAGLN
- a CDS encoding SDR family oxidoreductase, whose amino-acid sequence is MKIVVIGGSGLIGRKLVGNLNQLGHEVVAASPSLGINSVTGEGLADALSGAEVVVDVTNSPSFEDKAVLEFFETSTRNLLAAEEAAGVKHHVALSVVGTDGLLQSGYFRAKFAQENLIKASNIPYTIVRATQFFEFVGGIAYTSTEGDKVRLSSADVQPVAAEDVSEALVDFTLGKPSNGIREVAGPEKFGLDEFVRQYLKATQDTRQVVTDEKAPYFGTELEKSSLVPGDSSARLTAARYADWLKSIAVQV
- the msrA gene encoding peptide-methionine (S)-S-oxide reductase MsrA, whose translation is MQKATFAGGCFWCMVSPFEEQPGIHGILSGYMGGHIENPTYEQVLTGESGHLEVVQITFDPEIFPYEKLLELYWPQIDPTDATGQGNDRKSQYRAAILYHTEEQKALALQSRDELDKSGRFDKPVVTAIEEASVFYPAEEYHQGYHKKNPKHYKESRIYSGREAIIEKYWSK
- the modB gene encoding molybdate ABC transporter permease subunit, whose product is MISAHDFWLPIRLSLLVALFSSLFVLVLGVAAAWWMSRTKLKGKILIETVFMLPLVLPPTVVGFLLLVLLGRRSWLGQAIEWLFSAPVIFTWWAAVIAAVVVSFPLVYQTMKVGFQSVDKKLEEAGRSIGANERQVFWHITLPLAFRSLISAYILGFARGLGEFGATLMIAGNIPGKTQTIPTAIYVAVDSGNTTLAWAWTGSIIVISFILLLISRR
- a CDS encoding cupredoxin domain-containing protein; this encodes MKTSIFKSPTMWLVLAIIMICALFFVFFSSSNSKTKAEVPAVTMQDGYQIVTIQAKKDGFYPSKVEVKAGVPVKLNFVKNTSFTCITSVDSDDLGFDLYLKKGENYTTLANLTPGSYQFDCGMYMYHGTITVVA